A genomic window from Chanodichthys erythropterus isolate Z2021 chromosome 1, ASM2448905v1, whole genome shotgun sequence includes:
- the slu7 gene encoding pre-mRNA-splicing factor SLU7, translated as MSTEEVKVTEGIVDLEEPKKMTREDWRKKKELEEQRKLGNAPAEVDEEGKDINPHIPQYISSVPWYIDPSKRPTLKHQRPQEEKQSQFAPIGDWYKRGVQEKSVSTKFRKGACENCGAITHKKKDCLERPRKVGAKFSGTGMAPDEHQQIQLSMDYDGKRDRWNGYDPEEHMRIVEEYSKVDLAKRTLKAQKLQEELASGKLMDQANSRKHLDDDAAQDHSSEDEDEDKYVDDFDMPGQNFDSKRRITVRNLRIREDIAKYLRNLDPNSAYYDPKTRAMRENPYSNTGKIPEEVGYAGDNFVRYSGDTISMAQTQLFAWEAYEKGSEVHLQADPTKLELLHQSYKVKKDDFKEKQKETILERYGGEEHLDAPPRELLLAQTEEYVEYSRHGAVLKGQDKAVACSKYEEDVLINNHTCIWGSYWKDGYWGYKCCHSMVKQSYCTGEAGKKVMSNSCVPFEEDVEEAQTSEEPKTLLQMHQEKMKDKKKKKKSKKHRDSDSSDEDDEAKKKEKLKKALNAEEQRLKQVAELMQVDERKRPYNSLMEVREPTEEEMEAFRMKRYRADDPMASFLGQ; from the exons ATGTCGACGGAGGAGGTTAAAGTGACGGAGGGGATCGTAGATCTCGAAGAGCCAAAGAAAATGACCCGAGAAGACTGGAGGAAGAAGAAAGAGCTGGAAGAACAGAGAAAATTGGGAAATGCTCCAGCTGAAGTTGACGAGGAGGGCAA GGATATCAACCCTCATATTCCCCAGTACATCTCATCCGTGCCTTGGTACATTGACCCATCGAAGAGACCCACCCTCAAGCACCAGAGACCCCAGGAAGAAAAACAGAGTCAGTTTGCACCCATCGGAGATTGGTACAAGAGGGGTGTACAAGAA AAATCCGTCAGCACGAAATTCAGAAAAGGAGCATGTGAAAACTGTGGTGCCATAACACATAAGAAGAAAGACTGTTTGGAG AGACCCAGAAAGGTTGGAGCAAAGTTTTCTGGAACAGGCATGGCACCAGATGAGCACCAACAGATTCAGCTCTCAATGGATTATGATGGAAAGAGGGATCGCTGGAATGGGTACGATCCTGAAGAGCACATGCGCATTGTAGAGGAATATTCAAAAGTTGATCTG gCCAAGCGTACACTCAAGGCACAGAAACTCCAGGAGGAGTTAGCTTCTGGTAAACTAATGGATCAAGCT AATTCAAGGAAGCATCTTGATGATGATGCAGCACAG GATCACAGCAGTGAAGATGAGGATGAGGACAAATATGTTGATGACTTTGACATGCCCGGACAAAACTTTGACTCCAAGAGACGAATCACAGTTAGAAACCTGAGAATCCGGGAGGACATCGCTAAG tacctCAGAAATCTGGATCCAAATTCAGCCTACTATGATCCCAAGACTCGAGCCATGAGGGAAAACCCATACTCCAACACTGGAAAGATTCCAGAAGA GGTGGGTTATGCTGGAGACAACTTTGTGCGCTACTCTGGAGACACCATTTCCATGGCCCAGACGCAGC TCTTTGCTTGGGAAGCGTATGAGAAGGGATCTGAAGTTCACCTCCAGGCAGATCCAACCAAGCTGGAGCTTCTCCATCAGTCCTACAAAGTCAAAAAGGACGATTTCAAAGAGAAACAGAAAGAGACTATTTTGGAAAGG TACGGTGGGGAGGAACACTTGGACGCCCCTCCGCGAGAGCTTCTTCTGGCTCAGACAGAGGAGTATGTGGAGTATTCTCGTCACGGGGCTGTGTTGAAGGGACAGGACAAGGCTGTGGCCTGCTCCAAATACGAGGAGGACGTGCTCATTAACAACCACACA TGTATCTGGGGATCATATTGGAAAGATGGATATTGGGGTTACAAATGCTGCCACTCGATGGTGAAGCAAAGTTACTGTACCGGGGAAGCTGGCAAAAAAGTAATG AGTAATTCTTGTGTTCCATTTGAAGAGGATGTAGAGGAGGCTCAAACGAGTGAAGAACCAAAGACTCTTTTACAG atgCACCAGGAAAAAATGAAagacaagaagaagaagaaaaagagcaAGAAACACAGAGATTCTGACAGCAGTGATGAGGACGATGAagcaaaaaagaaagagaagctGAAGAAG GCATTGAATGCGGAGGAGCAGAGGCTGAAGCAGGTGGCTGAACTGATGCAGGTTGATGAAAGGAAGCGGCCATACAACAGCCTAATGGAAGTCCGTGAACCCACAGAGGAGGAGATGGAAGCCTTCCGCATGAAACGTTACAGAGCCGATGACCCCATGGCCTCTTTCCTGGGGCagtga
- the c1qtnf2 gene encoding complement C1q tumor necrosis factor-related protein 2 isoform X2: MHSCIMHQLPLAVCLLSLFSVLTVDSSKKGRNFTIHSSQLSCSLPGPQGPPGSPGTAGPSGSVGKMGMPGVDGQDGKDGDRGEKGEKGEQGRPGNPGKYGQQGLPGLVGKAGPRGLKGVRGAPGVSGVAGIKGEMGDMGETGALGGCDCGTEARSAFSVAVTKSYPKERTPIRFNRILMNEGGHYNVTSGKFNCVIPGVYYFTYDITLANKHLAIGLVHNGQYKIRTFDANTGNYDVASGSTILRLQKGDQVWLQIFYSEQNGLFFDPFWTDSLFTGFLIFADQVAANEANITTTSGSS; this comes from the exons AT GCACAGCTGCATCATGCATCAGTTACCGCTGGCTGTTTGCCTGCTGTCTCTGTTCTCTGTGCTGACTGTAGACTCATCCAAGAAGGGACGCAACTTCACCATCCATTCATCTCAGCTTAGTTGCAGTTTGCCAGGCCCTCAGGGTCCTCCAGGGAGTCCAGGTACAGCAGGTCCCAGCGGTAGTGTAGGCAAGATGGGGATGCCAGGTGTCGATGGCCAGGATGGCAAGGACGGtgacaggggagagaagggAGAGAAAG GTGAACAAGGTCGTCCTGGTAACCCTGGAAAATATGGACAACAAGGACTCCCAGGACTTGTTGGTAAGGCAGGGCCAAGAGGCCTAAAAGGGGTACGTGGGGCACCTGGTGTGTCTGGAGTCGCTGGGATTAAAGGAGAGATGGGAGATATGGGGGAAACTGGTGCCCTCGGGGGCTGTGACTGTGGAACAGAGGCACGATCAGCTTTCTCGGTAGCAGTAACCAAGAGCTATCCCAAGGAACGCACGCCCATTCGCTTTAACCGGATATTAATGAACGAGGGTGGCCATTACAATGTCACCAGTGGCAAGTTTAACTGTGTGATTCCTGGTGTGTATTACTTCACATATGACATCACTTTGGCTAACAAACACCTGGCAATTGGGCTTGTTCACAATGGCCAGTACAAGATCAGAACATTTGACGCTAACACAGGAAACTACGATGTGGCCTCAGGATCAACAATACTCAGACTACAAAAAGGAGATCAGGTCTGGCTTCAGATCTTCTATTCAGAACAAAATGGACTGTTTTTTGATCCATTCTGGACTGACAGTCTTTTCACAGGATTTCTCATTTTTGCTGATCAGGTGGCTGCAAATGAGGCGAACATAACAACCACTTCTGGATCATCCTGA
- the c1qtnf2 gene encoding complement C1q tumor necrosis factor-related protein 2 isoform X1, with amino-acid sequence MYIQEIHGNSPEHKSGPICSVCRHSCIMHQLPLAVCLLSLFSVLTVDSSKKGRNFTIHSSQLSCSLPGPQGPPGSPGTAGPSGSVGKMGMPGVDGQDGKDGDRGEKGEKGEQGRPGNPGKYGQQGLPGLVGKAGPRGLKGVRGAPGVSGVAGIKGEMGDMGETGALGGCDCGTEARSAFSVAVTKSYPKERTPIRFNRILMNEGGHYNVTSGKFNCVIPGVYYFTYDITLANKHLAIGLVHNGQYKIRTFDANTGNYDVASGSTILRLQKGDQVWLQIFYSEQNGLFFDPFWTDSLFTGFLIFADQVAANEANITTTSGSS; translated from the exons atgtatatacaggAAATCCATGGAAATTCCCCAGAACACAAATCTGGCCCCATCTGCTCTGTTTGCAGGCACAGCTGCATCATGCATCAGTTACCGCTGGCTGTTTGCCTGCTGTCTCTGTTCTCTGTGCTGACTGTAGACTCATCCAAGAAGGGACGCAACTTCACCATCCATTCATCTCAGCTTAGTTGCAGTTTGCCAGGCCCTCAGGGTCCTCCAGGGAGTCCAGGTACAGCAGGTCCCAGCGGTAGTGTAGGCAAGATGGGGATGCCAGGTGTCGATGGCCAGGATGGCAAGGACGGtgacaggggagagaagggAGAGAAAG GTGAACAAGGTCGTCCTGGTAACCCTGGAAAATATGGACAACAAGGACTCCCAGGACTTGTTGGTAAGGCAGGGCCAAGAGGCCTAAAAGGGGTACGTGGGGCACCTGGTGTGTCTGGAGTCGCTGGGATTAAAGGAGAGATGGGAGATATGGGGGAAACTGGTGCCCTCGGGGGCTGTGACTGTGGAACAGAGGCACGATCAGCTTTCTCGGTAGCAGTAACCAAGAGCTATCCCAAGGAACGCACGCCCATTCGCTTTAACCGGATATTAATGAACGAGGGTGGCCATTACAATGTCACCAGTGGCAAGTTTAACTGTGTGATTCCTGGTGTGTATTACTTCACATATGACATCACTTTGGCTAACAAACACCTGGCAATTGGGCTTGTTCACAATGGCCAGTACAAGATCAGAACATTTGACGCTAACACAGGAAACTACGATGTGGCCTCAGGATCAACAATACTCAGACTACAAAAAGGAGATCAGGTCTGGCTTCAGATCTTCTATTCAGAACAAAATGGACTGTTTTTTGATCCATTCTGGACTGACAGTCTTTTCACAGGATTTCTCATTTTTGCTGATCAGGTGGCTGCAAATGAGGCGAACATAACAACCACTTCTGGATCATCCTGA
- the c1qtnf2 gene encoding complement C1q tumor necrosis factor-related protein 2 isoform X3 has protein sequence MHQLPLAVCLLSLFSVLTVDSSKKGRNFTIHSSQLSCSLPGPQGPPGSPGTAGPSGSVGKMGMPGVDGQDGKDGDRGEKGEKGEQGRPGNPGKYGQQGLPGLVGKAGPRGLKGVRGAPGVSGVAGIKGEMGDMGETGALGGCDCGTEARSAFSVAVTKSYPKERTPIRFNRILMNEGGHYNVTSGKFNCVIPGVYYFTYDITLANKHLAIGLVHNGQYKIRTFDANTGNYDVASGSTILRLQKGDQVWLQIFYSEQNGLFFDPFWTDSLFTGFLIFADQVAANEANITTTSGSS, from the exons ATGCATCAGTTACCGCTGGCTGTTTGCCTGCTGTCTCTGTTCTCTGTGCTGACTGTAGACTCATCCAAGAAGGGACGCAACTTCACCATCCATTCATCTCAGCTTAGTTGCAGTTTGCCAGGCCCTCAGGGTCCTCCAGGGAGTCCAGGTACAGCAGGTCCCAGCGGTAGTGTAGGCAAGATGGGGATGCCAGGTGTCGATGGCCAGGATGGCAAGGACGGtgacaggggagagaagggAGAGAAAG GTGAACAAGGTCGTCCTGGTAACCCTGGAAAATATGGACAACAAGGACTCCCAGGACTTGTTGGTAAGGCAGGGCCAAGAGGCCTAAAAGGGGTACGTGGGGCACCTGGTGTGTCTGGAGTCGCTGGGATTAAAGGAGAGATGGGAGATATGGGGGAAACTGGTGCCCTCGGGGGCTGTGACTGTGGAACAGAGGCACGATCAGCTTTCTCGGTAGCAGTAACCAAGAGCTATCCCAAGGAACGCACGCCCATTCGCTTTAACCGGATATTAATGAACGAGGGTGGCCATTACAATGTCACCAGTGGCAAGTTTAACTGTGTGATTCCTGGTGTGTATTACTTCACATATGACATCACTTTGGCTAACAAACACCTGGCAATTGGGCTTGTTCACAATGGCCAGTACAAGATCAGAACATTTGACGCTAACACAGGAAACTACGATGTGGCCTCAGGATCAACAATACTCAGACTACAAAAAGGAGATCAGGTCTGGCTTCAGATCTTCTATTCAGAACAAAATGGACTGTTTTTTGATCCATTCTGGACTGACAGTCTTTTCACAGGATTTCTCATTTTTGCTGATCAGGTGGCTGCAAATGAGGCGAACATAACAACCACTTCTGGATCATCCTGA